Genomic segment of Bacteroidota bacterium:
TCAATATAGGGTTCAATTTTTAGAGGAAGCTGAGGCTTTTCCTATTTCCTCCGTTCTTGTAAAAAACAAATTCCTCTTGTAAATGTTGGTATATTTTGTTTTATTGCCAAAACAAATTCATTGGGAGCGCAGAGATGACGGAGAACCGGAGCAAGGTGACTTGAATAACAATGAATTTACTTTTTTAGTTTTGACGCTACTGAAATTATAGAAAATGCAACTGCCAAAATATCCGCTCAAAGCCGAAAAGTCTTTGATGGTTTTTGAGTTCATCAGCGAGGGCCCAAAAGGGCAAATACCGAAACTGGTAAAATACAGCGAAACCAACCTGAAAGGTTTTTACAATCTGGCTTTTGGAGATAAGAATCACTTGACGGGAGAGATTGACGACACGGTTATCTCTAATAATAATGATAGTGAAAAAGTTCTCGTCACGGTCATTGCAACCCTTTACGCATTTACACAAAAATATCCTGACGTTTATGTACTGGCAACTAGTAGCACTAAGTCGCGCACAAGGCTTTACAGAATGGGCATTGCCAAATATCTGGAGGAAGTAAAAAAAGACTACGAGGTTTATGGTCTTCGTAACGCGGAATGGGAACCTTTTTCCAGAAATACCGAATACGAAGGATTTATTGCAAAGAGGAAAGAAAAGAGCTAAATTCGCAACATGAATATCAAGCAGTTGAATAAAAGTAAAGTTCCGATTGTCCGCATTGACCCATCACTTGAAAAATTCAAGAACACTCCGGTTTTTCAGGATAAGGTTGACAAGGCAAATGAAATCCTCCGGGTTGTAGGGCTTCCTAAACCGCCACAGAAGAAAAAGGCACAAAGCTAAATCAGGTGTTATATCCTGTTGTTTTTCCCTCGTTCAGGAATGGTTGAGATTACTGATATGTTCCCCGAGAGCATTTCCCATATCCTTGTAAAAAACAAATTCCCCTTGTAAGTGTTGGTGGAAGTTTGTTTTATTGCCAAAACAAATTCATTTTAGAACCCTATTTTAAAGATAATGAACATAAAAGAAGCACAAGAGTTTAAGAAATATGCGGTGAAACATCACGGCATGAGTAGTATGCACTTAGATAATTACGTCAAGAAAGTGTATAGCAACGCTTCGGGAATCAATAACCTGACCCGTACGGTGATTGAAGAACGACAGATGCCTTTTCGTGAGGTAGATGTGTTCTCTCGACTGATGATGGATCGGATTATTTTTCTCGGTACGCCGATTGACGATTATATCGCAGCAATTATTCAGGCGCAACTATTGTTTTTGGAAAGCAGTGATTCGCGTTCCGATGTTCAGATATACGTCCACAGCCCTGGTGGCGAGGTGTATTCGGGCATGGGGATTTATGATACCATGCAATATGTAACGATGGACGTTGCGACGATCTGCACCGGTATGGCCGCTTCGATGGCTGCTGTGCTTTTATGCGCTGGGGAAAAAGGAAAGCGCACCGCATTGAAACATGCCAGAGTGATGATTCACCAGCCGCTTGGAGGCATTGGTGGCAAGGCGAGTGAAATCGAGATTTCGGTTAAGGAAATTCGGAAAATCAAAGAAGAACTTTATACAATTATCAGTGAGCACTCCGGTCAGCCGATGGATAAAGTGGCCTTAGACAGCGACCGCGATTATTGGATGGATGCTCAAGAAGCCAAAGATTATGGCATGATTGACGAAGTGCTGTTCCGCACCTCGAAGAAATAGTCCACCTTGTACGATACAACCTTTTGAGTCCAATTTCGTATCATAATTACATATTCACAAACTTATGAAGAAGGAAAACGAACCGACCTGTGCCTTTTGTGGTAGAAAAAAGCGCGAGACACAGATTCTTATTTCAGGCATAGAAGGCCATATCTGCGAAAACTGTGTGGCACAGGCGCAGCAGATTATAGATGAAGAGCTTTTTCAAAAGCAAAAAAAGTTTCAGTTCAACCTGCCGAACTCCGTCAAGCCCAAAGACATCAAACAGTTTTTGGATACTTATGTGATAGGGCAAGACGAAGCGAAGAAATTTATTTCAGTGGCCGTTTATAATCATTACAAAAGACTGAACCAGTCCAAGACAGATGAAGTAGAGATTGAAAAGAGCAATATCCTGATGGTAGGTCAAACCGGGACCGGTAAGACTTTATTGGCCAGAACGATTGCTAAGTTTTTAAATGTCCCTTTTGCTATTGTAGATGCTACGGTGTTTACAGAGGCAGGCTACGTGGGTGAAGATGTGGAGAGTATTCTTTCTCGTCTGCTTCAGGTTTGCAACTATGATGTGAGTGCTGCACAGCATGGCATCATATATATAGATGAAATTGATAAAATTGCTCGCAAGGGGGATAATCCTTCCATCACCCGTGATGTATCTGGCGAAGGTGTTCAACAGGCCATGTTGAAATTGTTGGAAGGAACAGAAGTATTGGTTCCCCCACAAGGCGGTAGAAAACATCCGGAGCAAAAGATGGTGAAAGTAGATACCTCTAATATCCTGTTTATCTGCGGCGGCGCTTTTGAAGGAATTGATAAGTTGATTGCCATCCGCTTAAATCAATCAAAGGTAGGCTTTCAAGAAAGGTCAAGACAAACTAAAAGTGGATAAGGACAATTTCCTGAAACATATTTCACCCCTTGATTTAAGAACCTTCGGATTGATTCCGGAACTCATCGGTCGTGTACCGGTACTGGTTCACCTAGACCCACTTGATGCGGAAGCATTGCGTTCTATTTTGTTGGAACCGAAAAATGCTTTGCTCAAACAATACAAGAAAATCTTCAAAGCGGATGGCATTGCCCTCAATTTTGAAGATGATGCTATAGAATATGTCGTAGAGAAGGCCCTGGAATTTAAGTTAGGTGCCCGTGGATTACGCTCCATCTGTGAAGCCGTGATGACCGATGCGATGTATGAAATGCCCTCTGATACTTCTGTCAAAGAGTTTACGGTTACCCGTGAATTCGTAGAAGAAAAGATGGGCAAAGCAAACGTCAGCAAGCTGAAAGCCGCTTAATCTCCTTATTTATTTTTTAGGTGCCATTCCAACAACCTATAAATAGGTTGGCGGTCCACTATTCCTAATTCGCATCCGTATTTAGCAGCAACACTTTCTAATGCTTCTTTGAAATAGAAGGCAATGGAGCCAACAAAGTGGACGGGATATCCCTGATAGTTTTCATAACAAAGAATATGATGTTTGAAGAAATCATCGAAGCCTTCTTCTGCCAGCCAGTTCATAAAATCTTTGTCGGGGCTATCACTCATCACCTTTGCAAATCGCGCTAAGTAAACATTGACATGTGGCTTGCGATAAACGCTGTCAATGATGTTTTCCTTGTTCAGGCCGTATTCATCGCGAAGTATTTTGATCGTAGCTTCTGGCAGTTCATTATAAAGGAACTTGGCGAGCAAAATTTTACCAAAGTAAGCACCGCCTCCTTCATCACCCAAAACATATCCCAAAGCAGGAACACCCTGAAGGATTTCTTTTCCATCATAGATGCAAGAGTTCGAACCGGTTCCTAAAATACAAGCAATACCCGGTCGCCCATCGTAGGTGGCAACCGCCGCTGCTTTTAAATCATGTTCGACTATGATTGTTGCGGCTTTGGAGTAAAAACTGTTCAGGGCGTCATAGACAATTTTCTTCCGTTCATCGCTGGAACAACTCGCACCATAGAAATACACCTCCTTAACCTGCTCCTTGATTTGAACTAAGGTGGGCTGTTTCATCAATTCGGCATAAATACTTTCGGAGGTATGAAACAATGGATTCAATCCAATTGTTTCATACAATTCTTTTTTCTCTGTCAGCCAATTTGTTTTGGTAGAGCCGCTTTCTGCAATAAGGATCATAGAATATATATTGAGTTGTTATTGCCCTCTATTTGGGCGCACGCTTCAACAGGTATAACCCTATTGCCGCGTAAATAAAATTTGGTATCCAGACGCCCAATATCGGAGGTAAAGATGAATTGGTGGAAAAAGTAGTGCTGAATTTCATGGTCATTTCATATAAGGCACTCAGAGCGATGCCTATCACCAAATGCCAGCCCAGTCCTCCGCGCACCTTCCGCGAGGCCACACTCACCCCTATCAAGGTCATTAAATAAATGCTGAAAGCAGAAGAAGTACGGCGATACAACTCAATCTCAAAATACTCGATATTGGGTTGTCCCGCTTGATATAGATACTGGATATATTCCTTCAATTGCGGCGTGGTCATCGTTTCTTTTTGATTTTCGGTGTACGAAAAATCAATAGGAGTGAAGGAGAAAGTAGTATCCATAAATTCTCCTTTCGTAATCAGGTCTCCGTTGTCTCTAAACTCCCGCGTGTAGTATTTATTGAGTCGCCACTTCTTCGTTTCTTTCAACCACTCCACCTTCTCCGAGCGAATTTTATAAACGAGCCTACCATCCTTAAATTTATCTACACCAAATTTATTCGCCGTACCGTCTTTGGGTTTATATCCTTCCATATAAATAACGGTACCGGGTGCAATCGTCCGATGGAAATTGTAGTGTATCCATTCGGGTGGCTTATACACATATTTTCTTTCAAACTCCAGGCGTTTCTCATTAGAAAAGGGAACGAAATAATTATTGCCTACATAAAAAGCCAATGCCAAGATAGTGGCTCCCAGAAAGTAAGGATATAGCAACCGATAAAAACTCGTTCCACTGTTCAAGATAGCAACTATTTCAGAACGTTCTGCCAACTGGGAAGTGAAGAAGATAACGGCCACCAACACAAAGAAAGGCCCGATCATGGACGTAATCCAAGGTAGAAAATAAACAAAGTAGTCTAACACAATGGCTTTGAACGGAGCATGATTCGTCACAAAAGCATCTATCTTCTCTTGCACGTCAATCACCACCGTGATGCACAGCAACAGCGCCATGATGAACACAAACGTGCCAAGGAATTTCCGCAGTATGTACCAGTCCAATTTCTTCATGCCTACAACCGTTGCATCAGTTTCACCACCATTTCTTTTTTCCAGCTTGCAAAAGTTCCTTCAATGATTTTGCGACGCGCTTCTTTCACCAGCCATAAATATAAACTGAGGTTATTAATAGAAGCAATCTGCGCGCCCAACATCTCGCCGGTATGCACCAGATGGCGCACGAAGGCTTTGGAATGATTGCGCATCATCGCACAATCGCTCTGCTCATCAATCGGCGAAAAATCATCTTTCCATTTTTCATTCTTGATATTGATGATGCCCTGCTTCGTAAACAACATGCCGTTGCGTGCGTTGCGCGTGGGCATCACGCAGTCAAACATATCTACCCCCAACGCAATTCCCTCCAGGATATTGGCAGGCGTGCCTACACCCATCAGGTAGCGCGGCTTTTCTTTTGGCAAAATATCGCAGACCAGTTCCGTCATTTCATACATTTCATCATCCGGTTCGCCGACAGAAAGACCGCCGATAGCGTTTCCATCCATCCCCATCGAAGCAATAAACTCCGCCGACTCTTTTCTCAAATCACGATACACACTTCCCTGCACAATCGGAAAGAGCGTCTGCTCATATCCATAAGGACATTCCGTTTCGCGGTAGCGACCGATGCAGCGCTCCAGCCACCGGTGCGTCAGGTGCATGGATTTTTTGGCATAGTCCATGTCGCAGGGGTAGGGCGTACATTCATCAAAAGCCATGATGATATCGGCGCCAATCTTGCGCTGAATATCCATCACCCCTTCGGGAGAGAAAAAATGTTTAGAGCCATCAATATGGCTGCGAAACTCTACCCCTTCTTCTCTAATCTTCCGAATCTCAGACAGCGAATGCACTTGATAGCCGCCGCTATCGGTCAGGATGGGGCCATCCCAATTGTTGAACTTATGCAGGCCGCCGGCTTTCTCTATCACCTCCGTCCCGGGACGGAGGTAAAGATGGTAAGTATTGCCTAAAATAATTTGTGCGCCGACAAACTCTTTCAACTCATGAATATGAACGGCCTTGACAGCGCCGAGCGTACCCACCGGCATAAAGATGGGTGTTTCAATCTGGCCGTGGTCGGTCGTAATCTCTCCGGCGCGTGCCTTGGTGCCGGGGTCTTTGGCTATTAAACTAAATTTCATAACGGGGCGTGAAGATAGAAGGAAGTTTTGCGAAATAAACTTGTGGCCTCCGGCTACATTTTGCAGCTATAAGCTGTTATCTTGTCAGGACGTAGGCAAATAGCCTACGCCCAGTTAGAGGAAAAACATCAACCGGGGCATAAGGCGCACGGCGATAAAAAAAGCACTAATTGAGAAGTAGTTATAGTGATCTGGATTTTTAAGCTTACTTTGGGATACAACTAAAATATGCCATTATGAAAACTAAAATCTTAAAAGGTGTAATCATCATCTTTGTTGCTTCCCTGCTTATCACGTCTTGCAAAAAGAGGGCATTAGGAGTTTGCTATTGCCATTATTTGAGCGGAGCTAAGACAGAATATAATCTTACCTCGCTTACTCGCAGCCAGCAAATAGATTCCTGTTATGTATTAGATGGAAATGCCGGAGCATTTGCGGGAGATTGTGATCTTGAGTAGGCTTCTGTGCCGTTGGTGTTTAGTTCATCCATTGAAATTGATATAATGAACGTCACCAACAACTACTTCTGAACCCTTAAAGGCGAAGGGAGTGCTGACTATGGCTTACAAGTTCTACCTTCATTATTCGGCGTTCAATATTCGATATTTAAAACAATAAAGAACATCGCATGCTGAATGATGAATATTTAAAGCACAAATCTAAAGGCAACGTCTCTTTTTACAATAAATATAAATGTAAAAAGGACTCTGCGCTATTTAGTTTACTCTTTCATTTGCGCAGAGTTCTGAAGAGGAAACTCTGCGGGGGGAAAATTGATTGCGGCTACCCCACTCGTCGCTTTCCCACTTGCTTTCCTTCAGACGAGGACGAGTGGGGGCACTGAACCGCCACTTTTGCCAAACCGCTGTTATGCGTTGCCTTTATTGGTTTCTTGCCGGCATCTTTAACTCGTTATGAAGTGGGGCTTTGTCAATTTCAATGATAGACCTTGCATATGACCGCAACTCAGATGATATAGATGGAATAGAACCTACCAAATGAAGGTCTACACCGTCACCTTCAACTAGGCTTTGAACTGGTTCATGAAAGTCACCGTCACCAGCCGCCAATACCAATTTAGTCCACTTTCTTCGGTAATATGAACGGGTCATGTGGTAAATCAGCCCCACGTCAACACCTTTTTGACTTCTCAATTCATATTGAACTTCTGATTCTGTTGGGTGCATCACAGGAAGTCCACCAAGTTGTTCAGGCCAAAATAGAGGCTTCTTGCTTAACCAATATATTTTTACTCTAAATCCAGGTCCTTTTGGATAGGGTAATGTCAAAAAGCCGTGTAGTTTTTCTGCTGTTGGAGGGTCATTGTCTGCATTAAAATAATAAGCTTCATCAATTGTGTCTCCAAGAGTCTTCTCGATGTGAGCTCTGAGTTTCATGTAATCCATTTTGTCTCTGAAAACTTTGTAGACGTATGATGCGTCAATAAAAAGTCCTATTGCCATATTGTTTGAATTTTAGTTGCGGTCTGTAAGGTTACGCATAACTATCGGCTTGCCGCAATAAATCTATAAAAACTTGTGGCAGGCCCCCCATTTGGCACGAGTTACAAACTCGCGCCAACGGGGGCTTTTTATTGAGCAAGATTTATTTGTTCTTCGGAAACTAAATAGAGCAACGGCGCAGAATCGCCA
This window contains:
- a CDS encoding ATP-dependent Clp protease proteolytic subunit, producing the protein MKEAQEFKKYAVKHHGMSSMHLDNYVKKVYSNASGINNLTRTVIEERQMPFREVDVFSRLMMDRIIFLGTPIDDYIAAIIQAQLLFLESSDSRSDVQIYVHSPGGEVYSGMGIYDTMQYVTMDVATICTGMAASMAAVLLCAGEKGKRTALKHARVMIHQPLGGIGGKASEIEISVKEIRKIKEELYTIISEHSGQPMDKVALDSDRDYWMDAQEAKDYGMIDEVLFRTSKK
- the tgt gene encoding tRNA guanosine(34) transglycosylase Tgt; this translates as MKFSLIAKDPGTKARAGEITTDHGQIETPIFMPVGTLGAVKAVHIHELKEFVGAQIILGNTYHLYLRPGTEVIEKAGGLHKFNNWDGPILTDSGGYQVHSLSEIRKIREEGVEFRSHIDGSKHFFSPEGVMDIQRKIGADIIMAFDECTPYPCDMDYAKKSMHLTHRWLERCIGRYRETECPYGYEQTLFPIVQGSVYRDLRKESAEFIASMGMDGNAIGGLSVGEPDDEMYEMTELVCDILPKEKPRYLMGVGTPANILEGIALGVDMFDCVMPTRNARNGMLFTKQGIINIKNEKWKDDFSPIDEQSDCAMMRNHSKAFVRHLVHTGEMLGAQIASINNLSLYLWLVKEARRKIIEGTFASWKKEMVVKLMQRL
- a CDS encoding NYN domain-containing protein; protein product: MAIGLFIDASYVYKVFRDKMDYMKLRAHIEKTLGDTIDEAYYFNADNDPPTAEKLHGFLTLPYPKGPGFRVKIYWLSKKPLFWPEQLGGLPVMHPTESEVQYELRSQKGVDVGLIYHMTRSYYRRKWTKLVLAAGDGDFHEPVQSLVEGDGVDLHLVGSIPSISSELRSYARSIIEIDKAPLHNELKMPARNQ
- a CDS encoding LptF/LptG family permease, whose translation is MKKLDWYILRKFLGTFVFIMALLLCITVVIDVQEKIDAFVTNHAPFKAIVLDYFVYFLPWITSMIGPFFVLVAVIFFTSQLAERSEIVAILNSGTSFYRLLYPYFLGATILALAFYVGNNYFVPFSNEKRLEFERKYVYKPPEWIHYNFHRTIAPGTVIYMEGYKPKDGTANKFGVDKFKDGRLVYKIRSEKVEWLKETKKWRLNKYYTREFRDNGDLITKGEFMDTTFSFTPIDFSYTENQKETMTTPQLKEYIQYLYQAGQPNIEYFEIELYRRTSSAFSIYLMTLIGVSVASRKVRGGLGWHLVIGIALSALYEMTMKFSTTFSTNSSLPPILGVWIPNFIYAAIGLYLLKRAPK